In one Magallana gigas chromosome 7, xbMagGiga1.1, whole genome shotgun sequence genomic region, the following are encoded:
- the LOC105340747 gene encoding putative pyridoxal-dependent decarboxylase domain-containing protein 2 isoform X6, with product MASMFAKSSGAPAGVMQPSQTPQIERYEPEEEKPKQPKKVSFAQFDPDAQMQMNSMFMSPMMKELEAQIKVNTDMLDRMNKQMEDERKARLKEKQTAHIPEALKGGGQEMVSIMKSVEDLILMGDELPEEEEEEDNEAEGQEGEESGDDNDDDEEDDDEEEEDEDDEEYRRRTQLNKLQILDSHSKAALTGHSLAAYVSTLDEDNLKKFTSKITQDCQLWLSRLFRFPDSSPFYHEEHKDGLVKICRMALYQKYPKYPVEGFEALYSRPPVIYISSAAMPGLSNYLCLQLGLPLSSICNVPCSTVNGTTSIMDVGMLEKLIQDDVSAAKTPVLLVGFAGSPHLGSVDHLDELRKICKNHKIWLHVEGNNLALLATVSIPNSVEPATSGDSMTLRLGKWIGIPGLPFITLYKSSDPALELAAGLSTFNPQLKLNCLPLWIVLQSLGHDGIVDRIKHCCNLAEKMHEILEKIPTIQKIGEEKKEESEAKTIKEMIFVAIDALFVFKMASPTIVFKYVEDNSTGAVEIAPYSPVSPQEDIEEKDKLKTYYNALNTWLCDTLFYENSSVDIELIDVENEGSCIKFSPLDTAQVKGTVIEDIEKFGENLKKQIAILDATVLQRDRFCAVVEAQDNLRIVEMPSWAGLGVVQYMPEEWRERMTDLPDNAKRDINNINTELVKRLHSKDTAFSLGFNDENIGCVKFGLITDDTDLEELIGLVYSVGKEIEESSKFLEKLSEKVQKGIEEANKELHKEMDEKLMQEGLLRQVPLVSSLLNWWSPPPKDSVKGRTFSLSSGTMASTEKTYKYHMQIQEDDAPPPSSPSPSHPVNAYKEVLKPENSNPSSPQPEQKSVETQSKDKQHPPDLK from the exons ATGGCGTCGATGTTTGCTAAATCGTCAGGTGCTCCTGCAGGAGTGATGCAGCCATCACAGACACCTCAAATTGAGCGTTATGAGCCAGAAGAAGAGAAACCTAAGCAACCAAAAAAGGTGTCATTTGCTCAGTTTGATCCTGATGCGCAGATGCAAATGAATTCC ATGTTCATGAGCCCCATGATGAAGGAGTTAGAAGCACAAATAAAAGTGAACACTGATATGCTTGACAGAATGAATaa GCAAATGGAAGATGAAAGAAAAGCAAGACTAAAAGAAAAGCAAACCGCACACATTCCAGAGGCCCTCAAAGGAGG TGGTCAGGAAATGGTGTCAATAATGAAATCTGTGGAAGATCTGATACTGATGGGAGATGAACTTCCTGAGGAAGAGGAAGAAGAAGACAATGAAGCAGAAGGACAAGAAGGAGAGGAAAGTggtgatgataatgatgatgatgaagaggaTGATGATGAAGAAGAGGAAGATGAAGATGATGAAGAGTACAGGAGGAGGACACA actgAACAAGTTACAGATCCTTGACTCCCACAGTAAAGCAGCCCTCACTGGACACAGTCTAGCGGCCTATGTATCCACTCTAGATGAGGATAATCTGAAGAAGTTTACATCCAAAATCACACAAGACTGTCAGCTTTGGCTGTCAAGATTATTCAG ATTTCCAGACTCCTCTCCATTTTATCACGAGGAACACAAAGATGGCCTGGTGAAGATCTGTAGGATGGCTCTGTATCAGAAGTACCCCAAGTACCCGGTGGAGGGGTTCGAAGCCCTCTACTCCCGACCCCCGGTCATCTACATCAGCTCTGCGGCCATGCCAGGACTCAGCAACTACCTGTGCTTACAG TTGGGATTACCCTTGTCTTCTATTTGTAATGTTCCATGCTCAACTGTCAATGGCACGACCAGTATTATG GATGTTGGGATGTTGGAGAAATTGATTCAGGATGATGTTTCTGCAGCCAAAACTCCAGTTTTATTAGTGGGATTTGCAG GTTCTCCACACCTGGGATCTGTTGATCACCTGGATGAACTAAGGAAAATCTGTAAAAACCACAAGATCTGGCTCCATGTAGAAGG AAACAATCTCGCCTTACTGGCAACAGTGTCCATTCCAAACTCAGTGGAGCCAGCCACCTCGGGGGACAGCATGACACTCCGCCTGGGTAAATGGATCGGGATCCCAGGGCTTCCTTTTATT ACTCTGTACAAGAGTTCCGACCCAGCCCTAGAGTTGGCAGCAGGTCTAAGCACATTCAACCCACAACTTAAACTGAATTGTCTGCCCTTGTGGATTGTTCTCCAGAGCCTGGGGCATGATGGGATTGTGGATAGAATCAAACACTGCTGTAATTTG GCAGAGAAGATGCATGAAATACTTGAAAAAATTCCTACAATTCAGAAAATT GGAGAAGAAAAGAAAGAGGAATCTGAAGCAAAAACCATCAAAGAGATGATATTTGTTGCTATTGATGCTCTG TTTGTGTTCAAGATGGCTAGTCCTACCATTGTGTTCAAATATGTAGAAGATAACAGCACAGGTG CTGTAGAGATTGCTCCATATTCACCTGTGTCTCCACAAGAGGATATAGAAGAAAAAGACAAGTTGAAGACATACTATAATGCTCTCAACACGTGG CTCTGTGATACCTTATTTTACGAGAATTCCAGTGTGGACATTGAACTGATTGATGTGGAGAATGAAGGAAGTTGCATCAAGTTCTCTCCCCTTGACACAGCACAAG TGAAAGGAACAGTCATTGAAGATATTGAAAAATTTGGAGAGAATTTGAAAAAGCAGATA GCAATATTAGATGCCACAGTTCTACAGAGGGACAGATTTTGTGCAGTTGTTGAAGCTCAGGACAATCTCCGTATTGTAGAGATGCCCAGTTGGGCTGGATTAGGGGTTGTGCA ATATATGCCAGAAGAATGGAGAGAGAGGATGACAGATCTACCAGACAATGCCAAGCGGGATATTAACAATATCAATACAGAGCTAGTGAAGCGGCTTCACTCCAAAGACACAGCTTTCTCACTGG GTTTCAATGATGAGAACATTGGCTGTGTGAAGTTTGGACTGATAACAGATGACACAGACCTGGAGGAGTTGATAGGTCTTGTCTATTCTGTTGGGAAAGAAATTGAGGAGTCATCAAAG tTCTTGGAAAAATTATCTGAAAAGGTTCAGAAGGGAATTGAAGAGGCCAACAAGGAACTACACAAGgaaatggatgaaaaattaaTGCAAGAG GGCCTTCTCAGACAGGTGCCTTTGGTTAGTTCTCTGTTAAACTGGTGGTCACCCCCTCCAAAGGATTCTGTGAAGGGACGCACATTCAGCCTTAGTTCTG GCACCATGGCCAGCACTGAGAAAACCTACAAATACCACATGCAAATCCAGGAGGATGATGCCCCTCCCCCATCCTCTCCCTCCCCCAGCCATCCTGTCAACGCCTACAAAGAGGTTCTCAAACCG GAGAATTCAAACCCCAGCTCACCACAGCCTGAACAGAAATCCGTGGAGACACAAAGCAAAGACAAGCA acACCCTCCTGACTTAAAGTAA
- the LOC105340747 gene encoding putative pyridoxal-dependent decarboxylase domain-containing protein 2 isoform X2, whose product MASMFAKSSGAPAGVMQPSQTPQIERYEPEEEKPKQPKKVSFAQFDPDAQMQMNSMFMSPMMKELEAQIKVNTDMLDRMNKQMEDERKARLKEKQTAHIPEALKGGGQEMVSIMKSVEDLILMGDELPEEEEEEDNEAEGQEGEESGDDNDDDEEDDDEEEEDEDDEEYRRRTQLNKLQILDSHSKAALTGHSLAAYVSTLDEDNLKKFTSKITQDCQLWLSRLFRFPDSSPFYHEEHKDGLVKICRMALYQKYPKYPVEGFEALYSRPPVIYISSAAMPGLSNYLCLQLGLPLSSICNVPCSTVNGTTSIMDVGMLEKLIQDDVSAAKTPVLLVGFAGSPHLGSVDHLDELRKICKNHKIWLHVEGNNLALLATVSIPNSVEPATSGDSMTLRLGKWIGIPGLPFITLYKSSDPALELAAGLSTFNPQLKLNCLPLWIVLQSLGHDGIVDRIKHCCNLAEKMHEILEKIPTIQKIGEEKKEESEAKTIKEMIFVAIDALFVFKMASPTIVFKYVEDNSTGAVEIAPYSPVSPQEDIEEKDKLKTYYNALNTWLCDTLFYENSSVDIELIDVENEGSCIKFSPLDTAQVKGTVIEDIEKFGENLKKQIAILDATVLQRDRFCAVVEAQDNLRIVEMPSWAGLGVVQYMPEEWRERMTDLPDNAKRDINNINTELVKRLHSKDTAFSLGFNDENIGCVKFGLITDDTDLEELIGLVYSVGKEIEESSKFLEKLSEKVQKGIEEANKELHKEMDEKLMQEGLLRQVPLVSSLLNWWSPPPKDSVKGRTFSLSSGTMASTEKTYKYHMQIQEDDAPPPSSPSPSHPVNAYKEVLKPVKSQTKSAGAVKANLTEQFNSPSSSTQENSNPSSPQPEQKSVETQSKDKQHPPDLK is encoded by the exons ATGGCGTCGATGTTTGCTAAATCGTCAGGTGCTCCTGCAGGAGTGATGCAGCCATCACAGACACCTCAAATTGAGCGTTATGAGCCAGAAGAAGAGAAACCTAAGCAACCAAAAAAGGTGTCATTTGCTCAGTTTGATCCTGATGCGCAGATGCAAATGAATTCC ATGTTCATGAGCCCCATGATGAAGGAGTTAGAAGCACAAATAAAAGTGAACACTGATATGCTTGACAGAATGAATaa GCAAATGGAAGATGAAAGAAAAGCAAGACTAAAAGAAAAGCAAACCGCACACATTCCAGAGGCCCTCAAAGGAGG TGGTCAGGAAATGGTGTCAATAATGAAATCTGTGGAAGATCTGATACTGATGGGAGATGAACTTCCTGAGGAAGAGGAAGAAGAAGACAATGAAGCAGAAGGACAAGAAGGAGAGGAAAGTggtgatgataatgatgatgatgaagaggaTGATGATGAAGAAGAGGAAGATGAAGATGATGAAGAGTACAGGAGGAGGACACA actgAACAAGTTACAGATCCTTGACTCCCACAGTAAAGCAGCCCTCACTGGACACAGTCTAGCGGCCTATGTATCCACTCTAGATGAGGATAATCTGAAGAAGTTTACATCCAAAATCACACAAGACTGTCAGCTTTGGCTGTCAAGATTATTCAG ATTTCCAGACTCCTCTCCATTTTATCACGAGGAACACAAAGATGGCCTGGTGAAGATCTGTAGGATGGCTCTGTATCAGAAGTACCCCAAGTACCCGGTGGAGGGGTTCGAAGCCCTCTACTCCCGACCCCCGGTCATCTACATCAGCTCTGCGGCCATGCCAGGACTCAGCAACTACCTGTGCTTACAG TTGGGATTACCCTTGTCTTCTATTTGTAATGTTCCATGCTCAACTGTCAATGGCACGACCAGTATTATG GATGTTGGGATGTTGGAGAAATTGATTCAGGATGATGTTTCTGCAGCCAAAACTCCAGTTTTATTAGTGGGATTTGCAG GTTCTCCACACCTGGGATCTGTTGATCACCTGGATGAACTAAGGAAAATCTGTAAAAACCACAAGATCTGGCTCCATGTAGAAGG AAACAATCTCGCCTTACTGGCAACAGTGTCCATTCCAAACTCAGTGGAGCCAGCCACCTCGGGGGACAGCATGACACTCCGCCTGGGTAAATGGATCGGGATCCCAGGGCTTCCTTTTATT ACTCTGTACAAGAGTTCCGACCCAGCCCTAGAGTTGGCAGCAGGTCTAAGCACATTCAACCCACAACTTAAACTGAATTGTCTGCCCTTGTGGATTGTTCTCCAGAGCCTGGGGCATGATGGGATTGTGGATAGAATCAAACACTGCTGTAATTTG GCAGAGAAGATGCATGAAATACTTGAAAAAATTCCTACAATTCAGAAAATT GGAGAAGAAAAGAAAGAGGAATCTGAAGCAAAAACCATCAAAGAGATGATATTTGTTGCTATTGATGCTCTG TTTGTGTTCAAGATGGCTAGTCCTACCATTGTGTTCAAATATGTAGAAGATAACAGCACAGGTG CTGTAGAGATTGCTCCATATTCACCTGTGTCTCCACAAGAGGATATAGAAGAAAAAGACAAGTTGAAGACATACTATAATGCTCTCAACACGTGG CTCTGTGATACCTTATTTTACGAGAATTCCAGTGTGGACATTGAACTGATTGATGTGGAGAATGAAGGAAGTTGCATCAAGTTCTCTCCCCTTGACACAGCACAAG TGAAAGGAACAGTCATTGAAGATATTGAAAAATTTGGAGAGAATTTGAAAAAGCAGATA GCAATATTAGATGCCACAGTTCTACAGAGGGACAGATTTTGTGCAGTTGTTGAAGCTCAGGACAATCTCCGTATTGTAGAGATGCCCAGTTGGGCTGGATTAGGGGTTGTGCA ATATATGCCAGAAGAATGGAGAGAGAGGATGACAGATCTACCAGACAATGCCAAGCGGGATATTAACAATATCAATACAGAGCTAGTGAAGCGGCTTCACTCCAAAGACACAGCTTTCTCACTGG GTTTCAATGATGAGAACATTGGCTGTGTGAAGTTTGGACTGATAACAGATGACACAGACCTGGAGGAGTTGATAGGTCTTGTCTATTCTGTTGGGAAAGAAATTGAGGAGTCATCAAAG tTCTTGGAAAAATTATCTGAAAAGGTTCAGAAGGGAATTGAAGAGGCCAACAAGGAACTACACAAGgaaatggatgaaaaattaaTGCAAGAG GGCCTTCTCAGACAGGTGCCTTTGGTTAGTTCTCTGTTAAACTGGTGGTCACCCCCTCCAAAGGATTCTGTGAAGGGACGCACATTCAGCCTTAGTTCTG GCACCATGGCCAGCACTGAGAAAACCTACAAATACCACATGCAAATCCAGGAGGATGATGCCCCTCCCCCATCCTCTCCCTCCCCCAGCCATCCTGTCAACGCCTACAAAGAGGTTCTCAAACCGGTAAAGTCTCAGACCAAGTCTGCTGGTGCTGTTAAAGCTAACCTCACTGAGCAGTTTAACTCTCCTTCCTCCAGCACCCAG GAGAATTCAAACCCCAGCTCACCACAGCCTGAACAGAAATCCGTGGAGACACAAAGCAAAGACAAGCA acACCCTCCTGACTTAAAGTAA
- the LOC105340747 gene encoding putative pyridoxal-dependent decarboxylase domain-containing protein 2 isoform X7 codes for MASMFAKSSGAPAGVMQPSQTPQIERYEPEEEKPKQPKKVSFAQFDPDAQMQMNSMFMSPMMKELEAQIKVNTDMLDRMNKQMEDERKARLKEKQTAHIPEALKGGGQEMVSIMKSVEDLILMGDELPEEEEEEDNEAEGQEGEESGDDNDDDEEDDDEEEEDEDDEEYRRRTQLNKLQILDSHSKAALTGHSLAAYVSTLDEDNLKKFTSKITQDCQLWLSRLFRFPDSSPFYHEEHKDGLVKICRMALYQKYPKYPVEGFEALYSRPPVIYISSAAMPGLSNYLCLQLGLPLSSICNVPCSTVNGTTSIMDVGMLEKLIQDDVSAAKTPVLLVGFAGSPHLGSVDHLDELRKICKNHKIWLHVEGNNLALLATVSIPNSVEPATSGDSMTLRLGKWIGIPGLPFITLYKSSDPALELAAGLSTFNPQLKLNCLPLWIVLQSLGHDGIVDRIKHCCNLAEKMHEILEKIPTIQKIGEEKKEESEAKTIKEMIFVAIDALFVFKMASPTIVFKYVEDNSTGAVEIAPYSPVSPQEDIEEKDKLKTYYNALNTWLCDTLFYENSSVDIELIDVENEGSCIKFSPLDTAQVKGTVIEDIEKFGENLKKQIAILDATVLQRDRFCAVVEAQDNLRIVEMPSWAGLGVVQYMPEEWRERMTDLPDNAKRDINNINTELVKRLHSKDTAFSLGFNDENIGCVKFGLITDDTDLEELIGLVYSVGKEIEESSKFLEKLSEKVQKGIEEANKELHKEMDEKLMQEGLLRQVPLVSSLLNWWSPPPKDSVKGRTFSLSSGTMASTEKTYKYHMQIQEDDAPPPSSPSPSHPVNAYKEVLKPEKENSNPSSPQPEQKSVETQSKDKQ; via the exons ATGGCGTCGATGTTTGCTAAATCGTCAGGTGCTCCTGCAGGAGTGATGCAGCCATCACAGACACCTCAAATTGAGCGTTATGAGCCAGAAGAAGAGAAACCTAAGCAACCAAAAAAGGTGTCATTTGCTCAGTTTGATCCTGATGCGCAGATGCAAATGAATTCC ATGTTCATGAGCCCCATGATGAAGGAGTTAGAAGCACAAATAAAAGTGAACACTGATATGCTTGACAGAATGAATaa GCAAATGGAAGATGAAAGAAAAGCAAGACTAAAAGAAAAGCAAACCGCACACATTCCAGAGGCCCTCAAAGGAGG TGGTCAGGAAATGGTGTCAATAATGAAATCTGTGGAAGATCTGATACTGATGGGAGATGAACTTCCTGAGGAAGAGGAAGAAGAAGACAATGAAGCAGAAGGACAAGAAGGAGAGGAAAGTggtgatgataatgatgatgatgaagaggaTGATGATGAAGAAGAGGAAGATGAAGATGATGAAGAGTACAGGAGGAGGACACA actgAACAAGTTACAGATCCTTGACTCCCACAGTAAAGCAGCCCTCACTGGACACAGTCTAGCGGCCTATGTATCCACTCTAGATGAGGATAATCTGAAGAAGTTTACATCCAAAATCACACAAGACTGTCAGCTTTGGCTGTCAAGATTATTCAG ATTTCCAGACTCCTCTCCATTTTATCACGAGGAACACAAAGATGGCCTGGTGAAGATCTGTAGGATGGCTCTGTATCAGAAGTACCCCAAGTACCCGGTGGAGGGGTTCGAAGCCCTCTACTCCCGACCCCCGGTCATCTACATCAGCTCTGCGGCCATGCCAGGACTCAGCAACTACCTGTGCTTACAG TTGGGATTACCCTTGTCTTCTATTTGTAATGTTCCATGCTCAACTGTCAATGGCACGACCAGTATTATG GATGTTGGGATGTTGGAGAAATTGATTCAGGATGATGTTTCTGCAGCCAAAACTCCAGTTTTATTAGTGGGATTTGCAG GTTCTCCACACCTGGGATCTGTTGATCACCTGGATGAACTAAGGAAAATCTGTAAAAACCACAAGATCTGGCTCCATGTAGAAGG AAACAATCTCGCCTTACTGGCAACAGTGTCCATTCCAAACTCAGTGGAGCCAGCCACCTCGGGGGACAGCATGACACTCCGCCTGGGTAAATGGATCGGGATCCCAGGGCTTCCTTTTATT ACTCTGTACAAGAGTTCCGACCCAGCCCTAGAGTTGGCAGCAGGTCTAAGCACATTCAACCCACAACTTAAACTGAATTGTCTGCCCTTGTGGATTGTTCTCCAGAGCCTGGGGCATGATGGGATTGTGGATAGAATCAAACACTGCTGTAATTTG GCAGAGAAGATGCATGAAATACTTGAAAAAATTCCTACAATTCAGAAAATT GGAGAAGAAAAGAAAGAGGAATCTGAAGCAAAAACCATCAAAGAGATGATATTTGTTGCTATTGATGCTCTG TTTGTGTTCAAGATGGCTAGTCCTACCATTGTGTTCAAATATGTAGAAGATAACAGCACAGGTG CTGTAGAGATTGCTCCATATTCACCTGTGTCTCCACAAGAGGATATAGAAGAAAAAGACAAGTTGAAGACATACTATAATGCTCTCAACACGTGG CTCTGTGATACCTTATTTTACGAGAATTCCAGTGTGGACATTGAACTGATTGATGTGGAGAATGAAGGAAGTTGCATCAAGTTCTCTCCCCTTGACACAGCACAAG TGAAAGGAACAGTCATTGAAGATATTGAAAAATTTGGAGAGAATTTGAAAAAGCAGATA GCAATATTAGATGCCACAGTTCTACAGAGGGACAGATTTTGTGCAGTTGTTGAAGCTCAGGACAATCTCCGTATTGTAGAGATGCCCAGTTGGGCTGGATTAGGGGTTGTGCA ATATATGCCAGAAGAATGGAGAGAGAGGATGACAGATCTACCAGACAATGCCAAGCGGGATATTAACAATATCAATACAGAGCTAGTGAAGCGGCTTCACTCCAAAGACACAGCTTTCTCACTGG GTTTCAATGATGAGAACATTGGCTGTGTGAAGTTTGGACTGATAACAGATGACACAGACCTGGAGGAGTTGATAGGTCTTGTCTATTCTGTTGGGAAAGAAATTGAGGAGTCATCAAAG tTCTTGGAAAAATTATCTGAAAAGGTTCAGAAGGGAATTGAAGAGGCCAACAAGGAACTACACAAGgaaatggatgaaaaattaaTGCAAGAG GGCCTTCTCAGACAGGTGCCTTTGGTTAGTTCTCTGTTAAACTGGTGGTCACCCCCTCCAAAGGATTCTGTGAAGGGACGCACATTCAGCCTTAGTTCTG GCACCATGGCCAGCACTGAGAAAACCTACAAATACCACATGCAAATCCAGGAGGATGATGCCCCTCCCCCATCCTCTCCCTCCCCCAGCCATCCTGTCAACGCCTACAAAGAGGTTCTCAAACCG gaGAAGGAGAATTCAAACCCCAGCTCACCACAGCCTGAACAGAAATCCGTGGAGACACAAAGCAAAGACAAGCAGTAG
- the LOC105340747 gene encoding putative pyridoxal-dependent decarboxylase domain-containing protein 2 isoform X5, whose amino-acid sequence MASMFAKSSGAPAGVMQPSQTPQIERYEPEEEKPKQPKKVSFAQFDPDAQMQMNSMFMSPMMKELEAQIKVNTDMLDRMNKQMEDERKARLKEKQTAHIPEALKGGGQEMVSIMKSVEDLILMGDELPEEEEEEDNEAEGQEGEESGDDNDDDEEDDDEEEEDEDDEEYRRRTQLNKLQILDSHSKAALTGHSLAAYVSTLDEDNLKKFTSKITQDCQLWLSRLFRFPDSSPFYHEEHKDGLVKICRMALYQKYPKYPVEGFEALYSRPPVIYISSAAMPGLSNYLCLQLGLPLSSICNVPCSTVNGTTSIMDVGMLEKLIQDDVSAAKTPVLLVGFAGSPHLGSVDHLDELRKICKNHKIWLHVEGNNLALLATVSIPNSVEPATSGDSMTLRLGKWIGIPGLPFITLYKSSDPALELAAGLSTFNPQLKLNCLPLWIVLQSLGHDGIVDRIKHCCNLAEKMHEILEKIPTIQKIGEEKKEESEAKTIKEMIFVAIDALFVFKMASPTIVFKYVEDNSTGAVEIAPYSPVSPQEDIEEKDKLKTYYNALNTWLCDTLFYENSSVDIELIDVENEGSCIKFSPLDTAQVKGTVIEDIEKFGENLKKQIAILDATVLQRDRFCAVVEAQDNLRIVEMPSWAGLGVVQYMPEEWRERMTDLPDNAKRDINNINTELVKRLHSKDTAFSLGFNDENIGCVKFGLITDDTDLEELIGLVYSVGKEIEESSKFLEKLSEKVQKGIEEANKELHKEMDEKLMQEGLLRQVPLVSSLLNWWSPPPKDSVKGRTFSLSSGTMASTEKTYKYHMQIQEDDAPPPSSPSPSHPVNAYKEVLKPEKENSNPSSPQPEQKSVETQSKDKQHPPDLK is encoded by the exons ATGGCGTCGATGTTTGCTAAATCGTCAGGTGCTCCTGCAGGAGTGATGCAGCCATCACAGACACCTCAAATTGAGCGTTATGAGCCAGAAGAAGAGAAACCTAAGCAACCAAAAAAGGTGTCATTTGCTCAGTTTGATCCTGATGCGCAGATGCAAATGAATTCC ATGTTCATGAGCCCCATGATGAAGGAGTTAGAAGCACAAATAAAAGTGAACACTGATATGCTTGACAGAATGAATaa GCAAATGGAAGATGAAAGAAAAGCAAGACTAAAAGAAAAGCAAACCGCACACATTCCAGAGGCCCTCAAAGGAGG TGGTCAGGAAATGGTGTCAATAATGAAATCTGTGGAAGATCTGATACTGATGGGAGATGAACTTCCTGAGGAAGAGGAAGAAGAAGACAATGAAGCAGAAGGACAAGAAGGAGAGGAAAGTggtgatgataatgatgatgatgaagaggaTGATGATGAAGAAGAGGAAGATGAAGATGATGAAGAGTACAGGAGGAGGACACA actgAACAAGTTACAGATCCTTGACTCCCACAGTAAAGCAGCCCTCACTGGACACAGTCTAGCGGCCTATGTATCCACTCTAGATGAGGATAATCTGAAGAAGTTTACATCCAAAATCACACAAGACTGTCAGCTTTGGCTGTCAAGATTATTCAG ATTTCCAGACTCCTCTCCATTTTATCACGAGGAACACAAAGATGGCCTGGTGAAGATCTGTAGGATGGCTCTGTATCAGAAGTACCCCAAGTACCCGGTGGAGGGGTTCGAAGCCCTCTACTCCCGACCCCCGGTCATCTACATCAGCTCTGCGGCCATGCCAGGACTCAGCAACTACCTGTGCTTACAG TTGGGATTACCCTTGTCTTCTATTTGTAATGTTCCATGCTCAACTGTCAATGGCACGACCAGTATTATG GATGTTGGGATGTTGGAGAAATTGATTCAGGATGATGTTTCTGCAGCCAAAACTCCAGTTTTATTAGTGGGATTTGCAG GTTCTCCACACCTGGGATCTGTTGATCACCTGGATGAACTAAGGAAAATCTGTAAAAACCACAAGATCTGGCTCCATGTAGAAGG AAACAATCTCGCCTTACTGGCAACAGTGTCCATTCCAAACTCAGTGGAGCCAGCCACCTCGGGGGACAGCATGACACTCCGCCTGGGTAAATGGATCGGGATCCCAGGGCTTCCTTTTATT ACTCTGTACAAGAGTTCCGACCCAGCCCTAGAGTTGGCAGCAGGTCTAAGCACATTCAACCCACAACTTAAACTGAATTGTCTGCCCTTGTGGATTGTTCTCCAGAGCCTGGGGCATGATGGGATTGTGGATAGAATCAAACACTGCTGTAATTTG GCAGAGAAGATGCATGAAATACTTGAAAAAATTCCTACAATTCAGAAAATT GGAGAAGAAAAGAAAGAGGAATCTGAAGCAAAAACCATCAAAGAGATGATATTTGTTGCTATTGATGCTCTG TTTGTGTTCAAGATGGCTAGTCCTACCATTGTGTTCAAATATGTAGAAGATAACAGCACAGGTG CTGTAGAGATTGCTCCATATTCACCTGTGTCTCCACAAGAGGATATAGAAGAAAAAGACAAGTTGAAGACATACTATAATGCTCTCAACACGTGG CTCTGTGATACCTTATTTTACGAGAATTCCAGTGTGGACATTGAACTGATTGATGTGGAGAATGAAGGAAGTTGCATCAAGTTCTCTCCCCTTGACACAGCACAAG TGAAAGGAACAGTCATTGAAGATATTGAAAAATTTGGAGAGAATTTGAAAAAGCAGATA GCAATATTAGATGCCACAGTTCTACAGAGGGACAGATTTTGTGCAGTTGTTGAAGCTCAGGACAATCTCCGTATTGTAGAGATGCCCAGTTGGGCTGGATTAGGGGTTGTGCA ATATATGCCAGAAGAATGGAGAGAGAGGATGACAGATCTACCAGACAATGCCAAGCGGGATATTAACAATATCAATACAGAGCTAGTGAAGCGGCTTCACTCCAAAGACACAGCTTTCTCACTGG GTTTCAATGATGAGAACATTGGCTGTGTGAAGTTTGGACTGATAACAGATGACACAGACCTGGAGGAGTTGATAGGTCTTGTCTATTCTGTTGGGAAAGAAATTGAGGAGTCATCAAAG tTCTTGGAAAAATTATCTGAAAAGGTTCAGAAGGGAATTGAAGAGGCCAACAAGGAACTACACAAGgaaatggatgaaaaattaaTGCAAGAG GGCCTTCTCAGACAGGTGCCTTTGGTTAGTTCTCTGTTAAACTGGTGGTCACCCCCTCCAAAGGATTCTGTGAAGGGACGCACATTCAGCCTTAGTTCTG GCACCATGGCCAGCACTGAGAAAACCTACAAATACCACATGCAAATCCAGGAGGATGATGCCCCTCCCCCATCCTCTCCCTCCCCCAGCCATCCTGTCAACGCCTACAAAGAGGTTCTCAAACCG gaGAAGGAGAATTCAAACCCCAGCTCACCACAGCCTGAACAGAAATCCGTGGAGACACAAAGCAAAGACAAGCA acACCCTCCTGACTTAAAGTAA